Genomic DNA from Theobroma cacao cultivar B97-61/B2 chromosome 3, Criollo_cocoa_genome_V2, whole genome shotgun sequence:
CAAAGAAGGCCAACCAACATATTAATCAAGCAATTTTGGCATTACTGTGCAGTGAATGCATTAAACAGTTGTAGTAGGAACAAAAGTACTAGTAGAATGAAAAACTTCAACCTCTTGTGCACCCAACCACAACAGAGCTCAATCAATCCAAGCCATATGGCAAGCTAGGTACTAGTCCAACTCATCCATCATCAGTCATGATGGTTGCAGTAGGTCAAATAGTACCTATATGTTTAAACACAACAACCAATGAATCTACCTTTAACATTCACATGCTTGGGCCCGTATGGAATGTGGCTAGGGAGCTAAGCAGATGGCAAAACCTGATTAACAGATAAAAATAAAGGGCCCAAACTTGATGATAGATACTGGATTGTTGGCGAAGGACATGAGATGACATGATGATGCATGCCTAAGTTTGACTGCCACCCAAAGGATAATCCTTTatgtgaattttttatttataaaaaccATTCTTATCACACACTTATAAACTAAGAACTCAACAACAATCCTGCTCAGATGACAATATCTCAGTGTTAACAGATAGCTGTGTCCGACACATGAAGAGGACACATTTTCATGTCAGAAGCCTTTTTCCCTATCAATATGAATACCCTCAGTCTCTCCCTCTTCCTCTCAGCGATATTTCCTTTCATAAAAAGGTGCTCTGATGGAGTGATATTCTAGGTCATTCCAAAGTTATCTTCAACTAGAAGCTCCTGTACAGGCCTAAGAATCACAGAAATTCTGTCATTGTTGACTCTTGAATATGAAAGAATGAAACATCATACATCTGTAGCTAAAACAAACTCACTGGCTTACTATCTCTGAATTGGAGGATGAAAGGATGCACTTAAACTCGTGATAAGGGGTGCTGATCACTGGTTTCTGGTTTGGATACCCTTTGTGCATTTTCATATTCACCATAGAATCtcttaaaactaataaaattgaacaaaagaaaCCCTATGCCAAAAACTTAGTTTGACTGAAGAGATTATTAGAGCTATTAGATTAGAGACAATTCATCCTTAAAACAACTATGTAAATGAAACTTGAGCAAATCAATTGTCAGCATGAACTAAAAGAAACCCTTCACTATTAGCAATTTGTTAAACACCTTCAATAGCAACCAAATCATACAAGAGGTTTGCCCTTGGAAGCACGATGAAGCAACACTTTTATAGTGAGTTATGTGACAGACATTCTTTTTGCATATCATTAATAACATACTCTATAGTATATGCTAAACTTCAATTTCATTAGTCCTTAAAAGATGTTAAGAGTCTTGTGGAAACTTtttgtaacttttttttttgagagcATAAAACCTAATCCTCTGCATACATATTCTTGTCATTTCTGTGTCTCAATATGTGACCATATTTCTCAATGATTTGTATTCCATTGATACTCAAACTCAATATTATAAGGCACTAGTGATGCAACTTCACTGCACCTTGCCTGCAGGTCATCCAACAAAACAGTAgcatgctttttttttttcaggttGATACATTAAATCTTACTTAACACGTTTTTCAGGCCTGAATTTtgttagaaagaaaaaaagttggaTGTTACTCACAGTGGGAAGAGGGACTCAACCCCAACTCCTGCTACCATTCTCCTTAGTCGGAATGTAGTATTTAGGCCAGCATTACGTCTAGCTATAACAATGCCCTTTATGGTTGAAACACGTCGCTTGTTTTCAGGTACTTCCTGCACTCACCAATAGTACACCAATTAATTTAATCAGCTCAACAGCATGTCATAGTTACATAGTAATAACACCTTCTCTGCAAAAAAATGTCATACCACTCTGAGTTGCACAATGTTGCCAGGTTTTATGTCAGGTATCTCCCTCTGCGCCTTCACCTCTTCCACTGCTTCCTTATCCAGAATCTGCAGGTACATCATCCATACAATTCGAAATGGGAATTAGAAAACATACCATTAATCATTAAGGTAgtgacaagaaaaaaaatactttccTGCATTATGTGCTTGGCAGTTTTATCAAGCCTCTTAAATTTGATTCGAGGAGGCACATCAGTGACAGATTGAGAAGAATCCGGAGTAGGTGAGGCAGCTGTTGTCATAGACCTGCTAGAGCAAGTAGACATCATTGCAGCCAACTGAGACAAACCCGGCATCGAACATCCGCCAGAACAACCAGGCAACATCAATTCTTTTGTTTGGGATCCCAATCTTGTCTGCTAAAATAATTTGCAAGCTCAGTAACAAACTTACTTCAAAATTTGACTTACAAAAACATAAGAAGCAACATGACTTCAAAAATATTGACCTAACAGCAATTAACagtcaaattatacttaaCGAGAactcaaaaaaggaaaactttTTAGGCAAGACAATGACTTAtgcaaaacaaattaaaacaatacttaaaacaaaacccaaaaaaattaaaggaaataaattaaaagccATACTCCTAGAGATTGCAGGAGGTGATTCCTGGAAGAATTGATTGAATTGTCGGATCCATGAATTAAGCTGCTGCTATTATTAGTAGCCAAATAAGCTCTGTTGGCTTTAAAATGTGCACCGCTCCAGCTGTAAAAACCATGTCTTTGACCCAATCGGATGCTCCCACCAATAAACGATTGCATTGTCTGCgtttaaaggaaaaataggGTCAGCTCCTACACTCCCGTTTGTTTGCTGAGAAAACGCGAGAGAGTGATGGAGAAATGAAAGGAATTTCTGCACTGCGAATCAATAAGCCCCGGTGCTCAAAACCCTCCCGTAGCGAACTGGGGTTTAATAATCGTAGACTGTGCTATGGCAGGAATGTCCCCTATTTGGTTTTGGATTTGGTGGACCTGTTCTTTGTCCAAGTAGCTTTACCAGAATGTCCGGTCCAGTCCATTACAAACCCATTGCCTTCTTTGTCCCAAGATTATCAAAGCCCATTGTTTTTGCTAACAAAGCTTTGATGAATAGATCTAATATATCAAGATAATGCttataaaattctttaaattatttaaaaaaatttaaacaaattattattttttattattttcagtCAAGTCTTTATTCTACTATTatgtttaataaaattcttatatttattttaaattaataggTCTAATgtttaaatcatttttattaatcaaaataacaCTTGTTATTCTACATCTAGATGGTGTTGACATGATATTGATGTGAATggtgaaaaatattatatgattaTGTTATCATATCACATCAATATACCACGACATTATCCAGTATGACATGTTAACATTTTACGttgtataaaatgataagtgaaaTTTGATTGAgaataattagttaataattaatcataaaagtttatttagtttaaaataaaaatacaaaaagttgattaaatgtattaaaagaataaaaatttatttgattgttttaatatttgaagagtatttttaaatattatacctAATATAATCTTATGTTGAATTTGTTCTGCTATATactgatttattttattggttAGTTTGTTTGGTTTATATGAAATATGAGATGtaatagttatatatatatatttatttatttatttctatacGTAACTTCAGTTACCATTTTATAATTGATTACTATGAAGaagttaaaatataaaataatatgtaCCAGAGAATCTCTAAATCATTCTATTAAAACAAAAGACTCCATTTcaatatcaaaaaaaaaaaaataataataataatttgcaCAGTTTGTCAACAGAAGAGTACATAATGCTGTACGGCAGCTAATTCATCATCCTTAGTATATAGGGATAAACACAAAACATGATT
This window encodes:
- the LOC18604972 gene encoding 50S ribosomal protein L19, chloroplastic isoform X2, with the translated sequence MQSFIGGSIRLGQRHGFYSWSGAHFKANRAYLATNNSSSLIHGSDNSINSSRNHLLQSLGTRLGSQTKELMLPGCSGGCSMPGLSQLAAMMSTCSSRSMTTAASPTPDSSQSVTDVPPRIKFKRLDKTAKHIMQILDKEAVEEVKAQREIPDIKPGNIVQLRVEVPENKRRVSTIKGIVIARRNAGLNTTFRLRRMVAGVGVESLFPLYSPNIKEIKVLDKKTVRRAKLYYLRDKMNALR
- the LOC18604972 gene encoding 50S ribosomal protein L19, chloroplastic isoform X1, which translates into the protein MQSFIGGSIRLGQRHGFYSWSGAHFKANRAYLATNNSSSLIHGSDNSINSSRNHLLQSLGQTRLGSQTKELMLPGCSGGCSMPGLSQLAAMMSTCSSRSMTTAASPTPDSSQSVTDVPPRIKFKRLDKTAKHIMQILDKEAVEEVKAQREIPDIKPGNIVQLRVEVPENKRRVSTIKGIVIARRNAGLNTTFRLRRMVAGVGVESLFPLYSPNIKEIKVLDKKTVRRAKLYYLRDKMNALR